One Sodalis praecaptivus DNA segment encodes these proteins:
- a CDS encoding flagellar basal body P-ring protein FlgI has translation MMLSLCAVVGLLLAPSIQAERIRDLTTVLGVRENALIGYGLVVGLDGTGDQTTQTPFTTQSLRNMLSQLGVTVPTGTNMQLKNVAAVMVTAKLPAFARAGQKIDVVVSSLGSAKSLRGGTLLMTPLKGVDNQVYALAQGNILVSGSGAQAGGNRVQVNQLNGGRISGGAIVERSVPADFAGGNVIMLQLNNDDFSLAQQISDAINRHFGRRSALPLDSRTINVAVPRDGPGKVRFLASLQNIPITLGPADAVVVINSRTGSVVMNRDVVLGSCAVAHGELTVEVNRTYKVSQPNTPFGGGRTVVVPDTAINVRNEGGALQQIDAGANLNDVVSALNGIGATPNDLMAILQSMQSAGCLNAKLEIN, from the coding sequence ATGATGTTATCCCTCTGCGCGGTGGTCGGGCTGTTGCTAGCGCCGTCCATTCAGGCGGAGCGTATCCGCGACCTCACCACGGTATTGGGCGTGAGGGAGAATGCGTTGATCGGCTACGGTCTGGTGGTGGGCCTGGACGGCACCGGCGACCAGACCACCCAGACGCCGTTCACCACGCAAAGCCTGCGCAATATGCTTTCCCAGCTGGGCGTCACCGTGCCGACGGGAACCAACATGCAGCTGAAAAACGTCGCGGCGGTGATGGTAACGGCTAAATTGCCCGCTTTTGCCCGCGCCGGCCAGAAGATCGATGTGGTGGTCTCCTCACTCGGCAGCGCCAAAAGTTTGCGCGGCGGAACGTTATTGATGACGCCGTTGAAGGGCGTGGATAACCAAGTTTATGCGCTGGCGCAGGGCAATATACTGGTTTCCGGTTCCGGTGCGCAGGCCGGCGGCAATCGGGTGCAGGTGAATCAATTAAACGGCGGACGTATCAGCGGCGGCGCCATCGTCGAACGTAGCGTGCCGGCGGATTTTGCCGGCGGCAACGTCATTATGTTGCAGTTGAATAACGACGACTTTTCGCTGGCGCAGCAAATCAGCGACGCCATCAATCGTCATTTCGGCCGCCGTAGCGCCCTGCCGCTGGATAGCCGCACGATTAACGTCGCCGTGCCGCGCGACGGGCCGGGCAAAGTCCGTTTCCTGGCCAGCTTGCAAAATATCCCCATTACGCTTGGCCCCGCCGATGCGGTGGTGGTGATCAATTCGCGTACCGGCTCGGTGGTGATGAACCGGGACGTGGTGCTGGGTAGCTGCGCCGTGGCCCATGGCGAGCTGACGGTCGAAGTCAATCGGACCTATAAGGTCAGTCAGCCTAACACGCCTTTCGGCGGCGGACGCACGGTGGTGGTGCCGGACACCGCCATCAACGTGCGCAATGAAGGGGGCGCCCTGCAGCAAATCGACGCCGGCGCGAATCTCAATGATGTTGTCAGCGCGCTAAACGGCATCGGCGCTACGCCGAATGATTTGATGGCAATTTTGCAGTCTATGCAAAGCGCCGGTTGTTTAAACGCCAAATTGGAAATCAACTGA
- the flgB gene encoding flagellar basal body rod protein FlgB, whose product MLDKLGEELYFQQTTLNILNRRQDVLAANIANADTPGYQARDIPFTRELRRAIEQGQQRSNNLSLSLTSRQHIPAEGVAHVDNSLLYRIPDQPSADGNTVDMDRERVNFADNGMKYQASLSFINGQIKSMMSVLSKG is encoded by the coding sequence ATGTTGGATAAACTGGGTGAAGAGCTCTATTTTCAGCAAACCACGCTGAACATATTGAACCGGCGGCAAGATGTTCTGGCAGCCAATATTGCCAACGCCGATACGCCGGGTTACCAGGCGCGGGATATCCCTTTCACGCGGGAATTACGCCGTGCAATTGAACAGGGACAACAGCGGAGCAATAACCTGAGTTTATCACTCACTTCACGGCAGCATATACCGGCGGAGGGGGTTGCCCATGTCGATAACAGTTTGCTTTATCGTATTCCCGATCAGCCCTCCGCGGACGGCAATACGGTGGATATGGATCGCGAGCGGGTGAATTTCGCCGATAACGGCATGAAATATCAGGCCAGTCTGTCTTTCATCAATGGGCAAATCAAAAGCATGATGTCTGTTCTTTCCAAAGGATAA
- the flhA gene encoding flagellar biosynthesis protein FlhA, protein MVNLVAKLHLTDFSQTRWQIFAGPVVIIMILSMMILPLPPFALDLFFTFNIVLSIMILLVAMFTQRTLDFAAFPTVLLFSTLLRLALNVASARVILLQGHQGEAAAGQVIDAFGHFLVGGNFAIGIVVFAILVIINFMVITKGAGRIAEVGARFVLDGMPGKQMAIDADLNAGLIGEEEAKQRRAEVTQEADFYGSMDGASKFVRGDAIAGLLIMAINLIGGLLVGVMQHGMDLGRAGETYTLLTIGDGLVAQIPALVISTAAGVIVTRVATHQDVGEQMVSQLFNNPRVMMLSAAVIGLLGLVPGMPNIVFLLFTLMLLGMAWLLRRHAVMHGETATAGALGDNPAPETRQSEEASWDDVQPEDTLGLEVGYRLIPMVDSSQGAELLKRIRGIRKKFAREMGYLPPVVHIRDNLEMPPTHYRILLHGVEIGCGDTYPERWMAIDPGSASDTLPGDPCQEPAFGLPAVWIDQVLCDEAKTLGYTVVDASTVVATHFNQLLMQHAEELFGRQETQQLLAHLGREMPKLTEDLIPDVLSLTTLHKVLQNLLAEQVSIRDMRSIVECLAEHAPQQNDVDMLTSLVRHKLARAITQRWFPGTGDIQVIGLEVALEQALIQAVQNGGALEPGVADRLLVQAERALQRQLTLGAPTVLLVNPVLRAMLSRFLRRSLPQLTVLASTEIADNRPVRFNTMIGAAVE, encoded by the coding sequence ATGGTAAACCTGGTAGCTAAACTGCATTTAACCGATTTCAGTCAGACCAGGTGGCAAATCTTTGCGGGTCCGGTGGTGATTATCATGATTCTGTCGATGATGATCCTGCCTTTGCCCCCTTTCGCCCTGGACCTCTTTTTTACCTTTAACATCGTGTTATCCATAATGATCCTGCTGGTGGCGATGTTCACCCAGCGTACCCTCGATTTTGCCGCTTTTCCGACCGTGCTGTTATTCTCCACCCTACTGCGGCTGGCGCTCAATGTCGCCTCGGCGCGGGTAATCTTATTGCAGGGGCATCAAGGGGAAGCGGCGGCGGGGCAGGTTATCGACGCATTCGGCCATTTCCTCGTCGGCGGCAACTTCGCTATCGGTATCGTTGTGTTCGCCATTCTGGTGATTATCAATTTCATGGTTATCACCAAAGGCGCGGGCCGTATAGCTGAAGTGGGCGCACGCTTTGTATTGGACGGCATGCCGGGCAAACAAATGGCCATCGACGCCGATCTCAATGCCGGCCTTATCGGCGAAGAGGAAGCCAAACAGCGGCGCGCGGAGGTGACGCAAGAGGCGGATTTTTACGGCTCCATGGACGGCGCAAGCAAGTTTGTCCGCGGTGATGCCATCGCCGGATTATTGATTATGGCCATTAACTTGATCGGCGGTTTGCTGGTGGGCGTCATGCAGCACGGAATGGATCTCGGCCGCGCGGGGGAAACCTATACGCTGCTGACTATCGGCGACGGTCTGGTGGCGCAAATACCGGCGCTGGTCATCTCGACCGCCGCCGGCGTTATTGTCACGCGCGTGGCCACCCATCAAGACGTGGGCGAGCAAATGGTCAGCCAGTTGTTCAATAACCCTCGGGTCATGATGCTGTCCGCGGCGGTGATTGGCTTGTTGGGGCTAGTGCCGGGGATGCCCAACATTGTGTTTTTGCTGTTCACGCTAATGCTGCTCGGCATGGCGTGGCTGCTGCGCCGTCACGCCGTTATGCACGGGGAGACGGCGACGGCGGGCGCGCTGGGGGATAACCCGGCGCCGGAAACGCGGCAGAGCGAGGAGGCCAGTTGGGATGACGTGCAGCCTGAGGATACCCTCGGGCTGGAGGTAGGCTATCGGCTGATCCCGATGGTGGACAGCAGCCAGGGGGCTGAGCTGTTGAAGCGCATACGGGGGATCCGCAAAAAATTCGCCCGTGAAATGGGATATCTGCCGCCGGTGGTACATATTCGCGACAATTTGGAAATGCCGCCGACCCACTACCGCATCTTACTGCACGGCGTGGAAATCGGTTGCGGGGATACCTATCCCGAGCGCTGGATGGCTATAGATCCCGGCAGCGCCAGCGATACGCTGCCGGGCGACCCCTGTCAGGAACCCGCGTTTGGCCTGCCGGCCGTATGGATAGACCAAGTACTGTGCGATGAGGCCAAGACGCTGGGCTATACCGTGGTGGATGCCAGCACGGTAGTCGCGACCCATTTCAATCAATTGCTCATGCAGCATGCCGAGGAGCTGTTTGGCCGCCAGGAAACGCAGCAATTGCTGGCGCATTTGGGCCGTGAAATGCCCAAGCTTACGGAGGATTTGATCCCGGATGTGCTCTCGCTTACCACCCTGCATAAAGTGTTACAGAATTTACTGGCTGAACAGGTTTCTATCCGTGATATGCGCTCGATAGTGGAGTGCCTGGCGGAACATGCGCCGCAGCAAAACGATGTGGACATGTTAACCAGCCTGGTACGCCATAAATTGGCCCGCGCCATTACCCAACGCTGGTTTCCCGGCACCGGGGATATCCAGGTCATTGGCCTGGAGGTGGCGTTAGAGCAGGCGCTGATACAGGCGGTACAAAACGGCGGCGCGCTAGAGCCGGGGGTGGCGGATCGCTTGCTGGTCCAGGCCGAACGGGCGCTGCAGCGGCAGCTGACCCTGGGGGCTCCGACGGTTTTGCTGGTCAATCCCGTTCTGCGCGCCATGCTTTCACGCTTTTTGCGCCGCTCATTGCCGCAGCTGACCGTATTGGCCAGTACCGAAATCGCCGACAACCGGCCGGTGCGCTTTAATACGATGATTGGCGCGGCGGTAGAATAA
- the flgG gene encoding flagellar basal-body rod protein FlgG produces MMRSLMIAKTGLEAQQTNMDVISNNIANVSTMGFKRQQAVFEDLLYQTVRQPGAKSSEQTTIPSGLQLGTGVRPVATTRIHLQGGLTNTGNPTDVAIEGSGFLQVLMPDGTNAYTRDGSLQRDQYGQLVTSSGYPIQPAVTIPNGASNLTISKDGLVSVTLPGQTEPQEVGQLTLATFINDAGLQSLGENLYYETPSSGAPMENKPGMNGAGALKQQFLENSNVNVAQELITMIQAQRAYELNSKAISTSDQMLQRLAQL; encoded by the coding sequence ATGATGCGCTCTTTAATGATTGCCAAGACCGGTCTCGAAGCGCAGCAGACCAATATGGACGTGATTTCCAACAATATTGCCAACGTATCCACCATGGGATTTAAACGCCAACAGGCGGTATTCGAGGACCTGCTCTATCAAACCGTACGCCAGCCGGGCGCCAAATCTTCCGAACAGACCACGATTCCCTCCGGACTCCAGCTGGGTACCGGCGTGCGGCCCGTCGCCACGACACGCATCCATTTGCAGGGCGGGTTGACCAATACCGGCAATCCCACCGATGTGGCCATTGAGGGGTCGGGCTTCCTACAGGTATTGATGCCGGACGGCACCAACGCCTACACCCGCGATGGATCACTACAGCGCGATCAGTACGGCCAATTGGTGACCTCGAGCGGCTATCCCATCCAGCCGGCGGTGACGATACCCAACGGTGCCTCCAATCTGACTATCAGCAAGGACGGTTTGGTCAGCGTCACCTTGCCAGGACAAACCGAGCCGCAAGAAGTGGGGCAATTGACCCTCGCCACGTTCATTAACGATGCCGGTCTGCAAAGCCTGGGGGAAAACCTGTATTACGAGACGCCCTCCTCCGGCGCGCCGATGGAGAATAAGCCCGGTATGAACGGGGCCGGCGCGCTCAAGCAGCAATTCCTGGAAAACTCCAACGTTAACGTCGCCCAGGAGCTGATTACCATGATTCAGGCCCAGCGCGCTTATGAGTTGAACAGCAAAGCGATATCCACCTCCGATCAGATGCTGCAGCGACTCGCGCAGCTCTAG
- a CDS encoding flagellar basal body L-ring protein FlgH yields the protein MENMTQLSSPRFAGCRRHGTRAARRALIRGSGIALATLLLGGCAAPPPRPLVAGATTAAPAPPMPIAVNGSVFQPGQAMNYGYQPLFEDRRPRNIGDTLTIMLQENVSASKSSSSNADRKGKADLGINALPSMLNGLMGGDRLATDIESSNGFNGKGGAAAKNTFSGTITVTVIDVLTNGNLRVVGEKQIAINQGTEFIRFSGIVNPRTIDGNNQVVSTLVSDARIEYVGDGYINEAQQMGWLQRFFLNYFPF from the coding sequence ATGGAAAATATGACTCAGCTTTCATCGCCAAGGTTCGCCGGGTGCCGGCGTCACGGCACGCGCGCCGCGCGCCGCGCCCTTATCAGGGGAAGCGGCATTGCCCTGGCCACACTTTTACTCGGCGGTTGCGCCGCGCCGCCGCCTCGTCCGCTGGTGGCCGGCGCGACCACCGCGGCACCGGCGCCGCCCATGCCCATCGCCGTTAATGGCTCGGTGTTTCAGCCCGGCCAGGCGATGAATTATGGCTATCAGCCGCTATTTGAGGATCGCCGGCCGCGCAATATTGGCGACACGCTGACGATTATGCTGCAAGAAAACGTCAGCGCCAGCAAAAGCTCCTCCTCCAACGCCGATCGTAAAGGCAAAGCGGATTTGGGCATTAACGCTCTGCCCAGCATGTTGAACGGGTTGATGGGCGGCGATCGTCTGGCGACGGATATCGAAAGTAGTAATGGTTTTAACGGCAAGGGGGGCGCGGCCGCTAAAAACACCTTCAGCGGGACCATCACCGTCACCGTGATCGACGTCCTTACCAACGGCAATTTACGCGTCGTGGGGGAAAAGCAGATTGCCATTAACCAGGGCACGGAGTTCATCCGTTTTTCCGGCATCGTCAACCCCCGCACCATCGACGGCAACAATCAGGTAGTGTCGACGCTGGTTTCCGACGCCCGAATCGAATATGTCGGCGATGGCTATATCAATGAAGCGCAGCAAATGGGTTGGTTACAGCGTTTCTTCCTTAACTATTTCCCCTTTTAA
- a CDS encoding flagellar basal body rod protein FlgF, with protein sequence MDRAIYTAMGAASAALTQQSVAANNLANAATTGFRAQLAAFRAAPVNGPTLATRTLVVPSVPGNDFSPGPINISGNNLDVALDQHGWLAVRLPDGGEAYTRNGRIEIDSAGGLRVQNYPLLGADGQPLTVPPGAAITFGPDGTLSVLGDGDEPKTLVQIGQLKLVRPEPDSLRHDDSGLFTLTATARAQRGAVLPADSTLRLTPGAFEGSNVSPVQTMVEMIGNARSFEMQMKVISNVNDNARAGNQLLAIG encoded by the coding sequence ATGGATCGCGCGATATATACCGCCATGGGCGCGGCCTCCGCCGCGCTGACGCAACAGAGCGTGGCCGCTAATAATCTGGCCAATGCGGCGACGACCGGCTTTCGGGCGCAACTGGCCGCCTTTCGCGCCGCGCCGGTCAACGGGCCGACCCTCGCCACCCGCACGCTGGTCGTACCGTCGGTGCCGGGTAACGATTTTTCCCCTGGCCCTATTAATATCAGCGGCAACAATCTCGATGTGGCCCTGGACCAGCACGGTTGGTTGGCGGTGCGGTTGCCCGACGGCGGCGAAGCCTATACCCGCAACGGCCGGATCGAGATCGATAGCGCGGGAGGGCTCAGGGTGCAGAATTACCCGCTGCTGGGCGCCGATGGCCAACCGCTGACGGTGCCCCCCGGCGCGGCTATCACCTTCGGCCCGGACGGCACGCTGTCCGTTCTGGGCGACGGCGATGAGCCAAAAACCCTGGTCCAGATTGGCCAGCTAAAGCTGGTTCGTCCCGAACCCGACAGTTTGCGCCACGACGATAGCGGCCTGTTTACTCTCACCGCTACCGCGCGCGCGCAACGCGGCGCCGTGCTGCCGGCAGACTCGACGCTGCGTCTGACGCCCGGCGCCTTTGAGGGCAGCAACGTCAGCCCGGTCCAGACCATGGTGGAGATGATAGGCAACGCCCGCAGCTTTGAAATGCAGATGAAAGTTATCAGCAACGTCAACGATAACGCCCGCGCCGGTAATCAGCTGTTGGCTATCGGTTAA
- the flgE gene encoding flagellar hook protein FlgE: MGFAQGVSGLNAAAQALDVIGNNIANAQTVGFKSSSASFADMFSGSMIGLGVQLAGVQQDFNDGTMITGAGNLNMAIAGSGFFRLADNGGKIYYSRNGEFDRNKYGEIVNKQGKHLTGYKATGTPPTISGGAPLENIIVPDAPMPASETTEGSNSDNLPSNEKPPEIKDFDPTNDKSYNYPSQFQAYDSLGNLHIIKLFYIKGEKPGEWTVKCFDETAPVKDQNGKNIYTDVEIKFDEYGNLKKDSSKNLQVNSESLNGAKKLDFAIDLTAITQQGDEKALGKTSTNGYGVGKFNGFSVGDNGEIIANYSNQQTQLIAQVVMASFTNTGGLQPTGDNCWTETGASGAPLIGTSGTGSFGAIRGKMLEASNVDMSNELVKMMTQQRNYQSNAQTIKTQDQLLQTLVSMR, translated from the coding sequence ATGGGATTCGCTCAGGGAGTCAGCGGCCTAAACGCCGCAGCGCAGGCGCTGGATGTGATCGGTAATAATATCGCCAACGCGCAAACGGTCGGATTTAAATCATCGTCGGCCTCTTTTGCCGATATGTTTTCGGGATCGATGATAGGACTCGGAGTGCAATTGGCGGGGGTGCAGCAAGACTTTAATGACGGCACGATGATTACGGGGGCGGGTAATCTCAATATGGCGATTGCGGGAAGCGGTTTTTTCCGCCTCGCGGATAATGGTGGGAAAATTTACTATAGCCGCAACGGCGAGTTTGATCGCAATAAATACGGAGAGATCGTTAATAAACAGGGTAAACATCTGACCGGTTATAAAGCCACCGGCACGCCTCCAACGATTTCAGGCGGCGCGCCCCTTGAAAATATTATCGTGCCTGATGCGCCGATGCCGGCGTCGGAAACGACCGAAGGCAGTAACAGCGATAATCTGCCCTCCAATGAAAAACCGCCGGAAATTAAGGATTTCGATCCCACTAACGATAAGAGCTATAACTACCCCTCGCAGTTTCAGGCCTATGACAGTCTGGGTAATCTTCACATTATCAAACTCTTTTATATCAAGGGTGAGAAACCGGGAGAGTGGACGGTGAAGTGTTTTGACGAAACCGCACCGGTAAAAGATCAGAATGGCAAAAACATCTATACCGACGTCGAAATTAAATTTGATGAGTACGGTAACCTCAAAAAAGATAGCTCCAAAAACCTTCAGGTGAATAGCGAGAGTCTTAACGGTGCCAAGAAGCTGGACTTCGCTATCGATCTCACCGCCATTACGCAACAGGGTGACGAGAAGGCATTGGGAAAAACGTCGACCAATGGCTATGGGGTGGGCAAATTCAACGGCTTTTCCGTCGGCGATAACGGAGAGATTATCGCAAATTACAGTAATCAGCAGACCCAACTGATAGCGCAGGTGGTGATGGCCAGTTTCACCAACACCGGCGGTTTGCAGCCCACCGGTGATAACTGTTGGACGGAGACCGGCGCTTCCGGAGCACCGCTTATCGGCACCTCCGGTACCGGTAGCTTTGGCGCCATCAGGGGCAAGATGCTGGAAGCCTCGAATGTGGATATGAGCAACGAGCTGGTCAAAATGATGACCCAGCAGCGCAACTATCAATCCAACGCCCAGACGATTAAAACCCAGGATCAGCTGCTGCAAACGCTGGTCAGTATGCGCTGA
- a CDS encoding flagellar hook assembly protein FlgD, with protein sequence MELAGLASREFSRGASTLLASRDASSTANNFALNAQDAQTRGALQAGNTDAATSDSRAVTSDMDAQSVGTQELMDNFLQMMLAQIKNQDPTNPMDNNQLASQMAQMHVALGVEKLNNTVLGMGGMVNSVQAVNLSNWVGRTVLIVGKPSVSFEGQTAYGFELPSGADEVRVTFTDEQGKTYTQDYKDVKPGAYKLDIRKAQTTPPIDAASLNDEKAKHYDVSIEAKNKDESRPTVNALKAAKVENVFFSNGSAKLALGLDGAIYLKDVILVE encoded by the coding sequence ATGGAATTAGCAGGTCTGGCGTCCAGGGAATTTTCCCGCGGCGCATCCACTCTTTTGGCGTCGCGGGATGCCTCGTCAACGGCGAATAATTTCGCTTTGAACGCGCAGGATGCGCAGACGCGCGGGGCATTGCAAGCCGGCAACACTGATGCCGCGACCAGCGATAGCCGCGCCGTGACGTCGGACATGGACGCCCAATCCGTAGGGACCCAGGAGTTGATGGATAATTTTCTGCAAATGATGCTGGCGCAGATAAAAAACCAGGATCCCACCAATCCCATGGACAACAATCAGCTCGCCTCACAAATGGCGCAGATGCACGTCGCCCTCGGGGTGGAGAAATTAAATAACACCGTGCTGGGGATGGGAGGCATGGTCAATAGCGTGCAGGCGGTTAATTTGTCCAATTGGGTGGGCCGTACCGTGCTTATTGTCGGTAAGCCTTCGGTTTCGTTCGAGGGGCAGACGGCTTATGGTTTTGAATTGCCCAGCGGTGCGGATGAAGTCCGGGTGACCTTCACCGATGAGCAAGGCAAAACCTATACGCAAGACTACAAAGATGTGAAACCTGGCGCCTATAAATTGGATATCCGCAAGGCGCAAACGACACCGCCGATTGACGCTGCTTCTCTTAATGATGAGAAAGCCAAACACTATGACGTTAGCATTGAAGCAAAAAACAAAGACGAAAGCCGTCCGACGGTAAACGCCCTTAAGGCCGCCAAAGTCGAAAATGTGTTTTTCAGCAACGGCAGCGCGAAATTGGCGTTGGGGTTAGACGGCGCTATTTATCTTAAGGATGTCATATTGGTTGAATAG
- a CDS encoding flagella synthesis protein FlgN — translation MDNLTLALRQLDQALDKLGQILQAEYQLLVTVPLQPVALQGVTHDKSQQLSAVAHYDALRQRAEVDCGLRAPYARHPDLDDLWARIQVRTRDLHEQNRRNGVSLEAQMAHVRSLSAAIKALAPQQMFYCADGASHHGMRLQNLDINA, via the coding sequence ATGGATAATTTGACGCTTGCGTTACGCCAGCTCGACCAGGCACTTGATAAGCTCGGTCAGATACTACAGGCGGAGTATCAATTACTGGTGACCGTGCCCCTTCAACCCGTTGCGCTACAGGGCGTTACCCACGACAAAAGTCAGCAACTTAGCGCGGTAGCCCATTACGATGCGCTGCGCCAGCGGGCGGAAGTTGACTGCGGATTGCGGGCGCCTTATGCACGCCATCCCGATCTGGATGACCTGTGGGCGCGGATCCAGGTCCGCACCCGGGATCTCCACGAGCAGAATCGGCGCAACGGGGTGAGCCTTGAAGCCCAAATGGCCCACGTCCGTTCCCTTAGCGCCGCGATAAAGGCGCTTGCCCCGCAACAAATGTTCTATTGCGCCGACGGCGCCTCACATCACGGTATGCGGCTGCAAAATCTCGATATCAATGCCTGA
- the flgC gene encoding flagellar basal body rod protein FlgC, translated as MSLFSIFDISGSALMAQSQRLNVSASNMANAESVTGPDGEPYRAKQVVFQLDAAPGQPVGGVRVSQVVEDPAPWRLVYDPGHPLANDRGYIRMPNVNRVAEMVNTLSASRSYQANVEVINSARSMMMKTLAMGQ; from the coding sequence ATGTCGCTATTTAGCATATTTGATATCTCCGGTTCGGCGCTGATGGCGCAATCACAGCGTCTAAACGTCAGCGCCAGCAATATGGCTAACGCCGAGAGCGTCACGGGCCCCGATGGCGAGCCTTATCGGGCAAAACAGGTGGTTTTTCAACTCGATGCTGCGCCGGGTCAGCCGGTGGGCGGCGTACGGGTGAGCCAGGTGGTTGAGGATCCTGCTCCCTGGCGGCTGGTTTATGATCCGGGCCATCCGCTGGCCAACGACCGCGGTTATATCCGCATGCCCAACGTCAATAGGGTTGCGGAAATGGTGAATACGCTGTCCGCGTCACGCAGCTATCAGGCCAATGTCGAGGTCATCAATAGCGCCCGGTCGATGATGATGAAAACCCTGGCGATGGGCCAGTAA
- the flgM gene encoding flagellar biosynthesis anti-sigma factor FlgM, with translation MSIERTLPAQAITAVVNDLRHGQSELPRRQPMSRRDNRSQEITLSDTRLQVRSQDVDGTRVAQLQQAIGQGKLIMDSGRVADALLINAWQN, from the coding sequence ATGAGCATAGAACGCACATTACCCGCGCAGGCTATCACGGCGGTGGTGAATGACCTGCGTCACGGTCAGTCCGAGCTACCGAGAAGGCAGCCGATGTCACGCCGCGACAATCGCAGTCAAGAGATAACCCTTAGCGATACCCGATTACAAGTGCGTAGCCAAGATGTCGATGGTACCCGCGTCGCGCAACTACAGCAGGCGATCGGTCAAGGAAAGCTGATTATGGATTCAGGGCGCGTGGCTGATGCCCTACTGATCAATGCCTGGCAAAATTAA
- the flgA gene encoding flagellar basal body P-ring formation chaperone FlgA, producing the protein MKGSMSCGWKPLSQLCLLLFPLTVAAENGDALVTRLESLLRQQRVDSSLVQKVTLKTPAKLLPDCPSPHVQLASHGRLSGNMSVTARCGERRYFLQILVRARGDYWVAARTLPAGTSLSAKDIVKEHGELVGQARNVIFATQPVTGSLTTRTIQAGQPLAATLLRAPWKVRQGNPVAVVSRGPGFQVRHYGKAMSDAAVGDTLRVRLASGQMVSGAVDNQGVVLQNERAFSSFSAPGR; encoded by the coding sequence ATGAAAGGATCCATGTCTTGTGGGTGGAAACCATTAAGTCAGCTGTGCCTTCTTTTATTTCCTTTAACCGTCGCGGCCGAGAACGGCGATGCTTTAGTCACGCGGCTAGAATCGCTGTTGCGCCAGCAGCGGGTGGATAGCTCTCTGGTGCAAAAAGTCACGCTCAAAACCCCGGCGAAGTTATTGCCGGATTGCCCGTCGCCACACGTGCAGTTGGCCAGCCATGGCCGGTTGAGTGGCAATATGAGCGTCACCGCCCGCTGCGGCGAGCGGCGGTATTTTCTGCAAATCCTGGTGCGCGCCCGCGGCGATTACTGGGTAGCGGCCCGCACGCTGCCCGCGGGGACATCCCTTAGCGCAAAAGATATCGTCAAGGAGCACGGGGAGTTGGTAGGTCAGGCACGCAATGTGATTTTTGCGACGCAGCCGGTAACCGGCTCGCTTACGACGCGCACCATCCAAGCCGGTCAGCCACTGGCGGCTACCCTGCTGCGCGCGCCCTGGAAAGTTCGTCAGGGCAACCCGGTGGCGGTCGTCAGCCGTGGACCCGGCTTTCAAGTTCGCCATTATGGCAAGGCCATGAGCGATGCCGCGGTCGGGGATACACTGCGGGTACGTTTGGCCTCAGGGCAAATGGTCAGCGGCGCGGTGGATAATCAAGGGGTTGTCTTGCAAAATGAACGCGCTTTCTCAAGTTTCTCCGCCCCAGGCCGATAA